A DNA window from Deinococcus multiflagellatus contains the following coding sequences:
- the ccmE gene encoding cytochrome c maturation protein CcmE — MSAPLSPLPRARVRRRSPWPVALGVAALVALVGAIAFGNLNRSLEYFVTPTEYHEQRAQLQGRPIRIGGLVRQVKYDPQTLELRFVVSDGGASFPVQYTGAVSDLFKENQGVVVRGEFQGDTFHASDLVVKHSEEYRVPNTQAELKDMLKSAP; from the coding sequence GTGAGCGCGCCCCTCTCGCCGTTGCCCCGCGCCCGGGTGCGCCGCCGCAGTCCCTGGCCGGTGGCGCTGGGGGTCGCGGCTCTGGTGGCCCTGGTGGGCGCCATTGCGTTTGGCAACCTCAACCGCAGCCTGGAATATTTCGTGACTCCCACCGAGTACCACGAGCAGCGCGCCCAGTTGCAGGGCCGCCCCATCCGCATCGGCGGGCTGGTGCGGCAGGTGAAGTACGATCCCCAGACGCTGGAACTGCGTTTTGTGGTCTCGGATGGCGGGGCCAGCTTTCCAGTGCAGTACACCGGCGCGGTCAGCGACCTGTTCAAGGAAAACCAGGGCGTCGTGGTGCGCGGCGAGTTTCAGGGGGACACCTTCCACGCCTCGGACCTGGTGGTCAAGCACTCTGAAGAATACCGCGTGCCCAACACCCAGGCCGAGCTGAAGGACATGCTCAAGTCCGCGCCGTGA
- a CDS encoding ABC transporter ATP-binding protein produces MADPVGAPPALQLRGVWLRLGREVILRGLDLDIPAGQGVTLLGENGAGKTTLLRLLSAGLRPTRGEGRVFAYDLRDSRAVRECVHLMPVDGGLYPDLTCQENLLFALRMHGQRGDVAAALRRVGLQAAATRRARFLSAGMRKRLALARAHLLARPLTLVDEPFANLDDAGRALVQTLLGELGAQGVTLVIAAHEPALARAVAPRALRLVQGALHEDRPL; encoded by the coding sequence GTGGCTGACCCTGTAGGTGCCCCACCCGCCCTGCAACTGCGCGGGGTGTGGCTGCGCCTGGGCCGCGAGGTGATCCTGAGGGGGCTTGACCTGGACATTCCGGCCGGGCAGGGCGTGACGCTGCTGGGCGAGAACGGCGCGGGCAAGACCACCCTGCTGCGCCTGCTCTCGGCCGGGCTGCGGCCCACCCGGGGCGAGGGGCGCGTGTTTGCCTACGACCTGCGCGACAGCCGCGCGGTGCGCGAGTGCGTGCACCTGATGCCGGTGGACGGCGGCCTCTACCCCGACCTGACCTGTCAGGAAAACCTGCTGTTTGCCCTGCGGATGCACGGCCAGCGCGGCGACGTGGCCGCGGCGCTGCGCCGGGTGGGCCTGCAGGCTGCGGCCACCCGCCGCGCCCGCTTCCTGTCGGCCGGGATGCGCAAGCGGCTGGCCCTGGCACGCGCGCATCTGCTGGCGCGGCCCCTGACCCTGGTGGACGAACCCTTTGCCAATCTGGACGACGCCGGCCGGGCCCTGGTGCAGACCCTGCTGGGTGAGCTGGGCGCCCAGGGGGTCACCCTGGTGATTGCCGCCCATGAACCGGCCCTGGCACGCGCGGTGGCGCCCCGCGCCCTGCGGCTGGTGCAGGGCGCCCTGCATGAGGACCGCCCGCTGTGA
- a CDS encoding S8 family serine peptidase, which produces MKKVSTTVLGLTVLLSACGQSTPQGQSPAAARSGSLQAQATTATVSACSALYASGPSGVQVDSSMRYGQVGTLILAFADDTSKGRAITWMDSTLPVDPGNGLGAFENLPMIALKTLVTQELVAQLQANLPGLVSIYQDAPLSYKLAESVKFIGADVARNTYGVTGRGVGVGIIDSGVDGTHPDLTHVAKNVKLAGPLTDTPAGGYLYVDLPNTDTSSGHGTHVASTIGGSGAASAGARERRGVAPGATIVGVGAGEGLSILYALQGFDYLMKPEIRETYNIRVISNSWGSSGEFAPYNPISLAAKRAYEAGMVVVFAAGNEGPGANTLNPYSASPCVMSVAAGDKQGYLGDFSSRGRAGDPLVHPDVTAPGVDISAARALTGLAATTVPDVDNPRYSTISGTSMATPHISGVVALMLEANPKMNLDSILATFKKTSRKMYYAAQTGSGLDPNQVVVKQREEWEVGYGYVDANAAVREAVRLNPVRYSVQTTALPGWTGTVGAAVCAPTAGCVQNAEHTQTLNVPSGASVLRVATEWGNPAFDLDLEVYNPAGQLVGSSAQGTSTGEAVSIPKPVAGTWRVVLKGFLNAPTTYTGSAEVDKIVRQ; this is translated from the coding sequence ATGAAGAAAGTGTCCACCACCGTTTTGGGTCTGACTGTCCTTCTCTCCGCCTGTGGCCAGAGCACCCCGCAGGGGCAGAGCCCTGCCGCTGCCCGTTCCGGCAGCCTGCAGGCCCAGGCCACTACAGCCACCGTTTCGGCCTGCTCGGCGCTGTACGCCAGCGGCCCCAGCGGCGTGCAGGTGGACAGCAGCATGCGCTACGGGCAGGTGGGCACCCTGATCCTGGCCTTTGCCGACGACACCAGCAAGGGCCGCGCGATTACCTGGATGGACTCCACGCTGCCGGTAGACCCCGGCAACGGCCTGGGCGCCTTTGAGAACCTGCCGATGATCGCCCTGAAGACGCTGGTGACCCAGGAACTCGTGGCGCAGCTGCAGGCCAACCTGCCGGGCCTCGTGTCCATCTACCAGGACGCCCCCCTGAGCTACAAGCTGGCCGAAAGCGTCAAGTTCATCGGGGCCGATGTGGCGCGCAACACCTACGGCGTCACCGGGCGCGGCGTGGGCGTGGGCATCATTGACTCGGGCGTGGACGGCACCCACCCGGACCTTACGCATGTGGCCAAGAACGTGAAGCTGGCAGGCCCCCTGACCGACACCCCGGCCGGCGGCTACCTGTACGTGGACCTGCCCAACACCGACACCAGCAGCGGGCACGGCACGCACGTGGCCAGCACCATTGGCGGCTCGGGCGCGGCGTCGGCCGGCGCACGCGAGCGGCGCGGCGTGGCCCCCGGCGCCACCATCGTGGGTGTGGGCGCGGGCGAGGGCCTGAGCATCCTGTACGCGCTGCAGGGCTTTGACTACCTGATGAAACCCGAGATCCGCGAAACCTACAACATCCGCGTGATCAGCAACTCCTGGGGCTCCAGCGGCGAATTTGCGCCGTACAACCCCATCAGCCTCGCGGCCAAGCGCGCCTATGAAGCGGGTATGGTCGTGGTGTTCGCCGCTGGCAACGAGGGCCCCGGCGCCAACACCCTCAACCCCTACTCGGCCAGCCCCTGCGTGATGAGCGTGGCGGCCGGCGACAAGCAGGGTTACCTGGGCGACTTTTCCAGCCGTGGCCGCGCGGGTGATCCCCTGGTGCACCCGGATGTCACCGCCCCCGGCGTGGACATCAGCGCGGCGCGCGCCCTGACGGGGCTGGCCGCCACCACCGTGCCCGACGTGGACAACCCCCGTTACAGCACCATCAGCGGCACCAGCATGGCGACCCCGCACATCAGCGGTGTGGTGGCCCTGATGCTGGAAGCCAACCCCAAGATGAACCTGGACAGCATCCTGGCGACCTTCAAGAAGACCAGTCGCAAGATGTACTACGCCGCGCAAACGGGCAGCGGCCTGGACCCCAACCAGGTGGTGGTCAAGCAGCGCGAGGAGTGGGAAGTGGGCTACGGGTATGTGGACGCCAACGCCGCCGTGCGTGAAGCCGTGCGCCTGAACCCTGTGCGCTACAGCGTGCAGACCACCGCGCTGCCCGGCTGGACCGGCACTGTGGGGGCGGCCGTGTGTGCCCCGACCGCCGGCTGCGTGCAGAACGCCGAGCATACCCAGACCCTGAATGTGCCCAGCGGCGCGAGCGTGCTGCGCGTGGCCACCGAATGGGGCAACCCCGCTTTCGACCTGGACCTGGAGGTCTACAACCCGGCTGGGCAACTGGTGGGCTCCAGCGCCCAGGGCACCAGCACGGGCGAAGCGGTCAGCATTCCCAAGCCGGTGGCGGGCACGTGGCGGGTGGTGCTCAAGGGGTTCCTGAACGCGCCCACCACCTACACGGGCAGCGCTGAGGTGGACAAGATCGTGCGGCAGTAA
- a CDS encoding TlpA family protein disulfide reductase, with protein sequence MTEPAPAPTPAPLWRRLLPPVIAFVLVAILAAALRIPASNNQTGGPLVGKPAPAFTLQSLDGVPVSLESLKGRPVVLNFWASWCGPCRAEAPLLRELSERQGSGEGLAVIGILFNETSEKNARDFIREYALAYPNLKDPGLDTGVNYGVSGIPETVFVDAGGVVRHMDRGGLTHEKLNAGLKAIGVPGL encoded by the coding sequence ATGACCGAACCCGCCCCTGCCCCCACGCCCGCGCCCCTGTGGCGCCGCCTGCTGCCGCCCGTCATTGCCTTTGTTTTGGTAGCCATCTTGGCTGCTGCGCTGCGCATTCCAGCGAGCAACAACCAGACCGGTGGCCCTCTGGTGGGCAAGCCGGCCCCCGCCTTTACCCTGCAGAGCCTGGACGGCGTGCCGGTCAGCCTGGAGAGCCTCAAGGGGCGCCCGGTGGTCCTGAACTTCTGGGCCTCGTGGTGCGGGCCCTGCCGCGCCGAGGCGCCGCTGCTGCGCGAACTCAGCGAGCGGCAGGGCAGCGGCGAGGGCCTCGCGGTGATCGGCATTCTGTTCAACGAGACCAGCGAGAAAAACGCCCGCGACTTTATCCGCGAGTACGCCCTGGCCTACCCCAACCTGAAAGACCCGGGGCTGGACACGGGCGTGAACTACGGCGTCTCTGGCATTCCCGAGACCGTGTTTGTGGACGCTGGGGGCGTGGTGCGCCACATGGACCGGGGCGGCCTGACCCACGAGAAGCTGAACGCGGGCCTGAAGGCCATTGGGGTGCCGGGCCTGTGA
- a CDS encoding penicillin-binding protein, with amino-acid sequence MRPRRAPLLTLLLTLGVSTAEARVRLGEALPAHPWTAAEREVVVVYSHDCGDLGDLWQAVLASGLPVRAVNAEGVPSPAPAGLAPWRGEAATAFARKLRVGAYPTVLLVQDGRILNAWEGTFKGTLN; translated from the coding sequence ATGCGACCCCGCCGCGCGCCACTGCTGACCCTGCTGCTCACCCTGGGCGTCTCCACCGCCGAGGCCCGGGTGCGGCTGGGTGAGGCGCTGCCCGCCCACCCGTGGACGGCGGCCGAGCGCGAGGTGGTGGTGGTCTACAGCCACGACTGCGGCGATCTAGGTGACCTGTGGCAGGCCGTGCTGGCGTCCGGGCTGCCGGTGCGGGCGGTGAATGCCGAGGGCGTGCCCTCCCCGGCACCGGCGGGCCTGGCCCCCTGGCGGGGCGAAGCGGCCACCGCCTTCGCGCGCAAACTGCGGGTGGGTGCCTACCCCACGGTGCTGCTGGTGCAGGACGGACGGATTCTGAATGCCTGGGAAGGCACCTTCAAAGGCACGCTGAACTAG
- a CDS encoding cytochrome c biogenesis CcdA family protein has protein sequence MTPTPTFAVAFLAGLVSFLSPCVLPLVPSYLGVLGGERAPWGRALGFVLGFGLVFMALGATASSLGALIAPYKALLGQVSAALIVFFGLLMLGVIRLPILMRDTRALANAGGYGPVALGAAFAFGWSPCLGPTLGSVLGLAASTASLGSGVALLAAYTLGLSVPFLLAALLWHRVNLRRLNRYAGVFEKVGGALLVVAGLLMLTGQFTRLATFFYEVMPKWLTL, from the coding sequence ATGACGCCGACCCCCACATTCGCTGTGGCTTTCCTGGCGGGGCTGGTTTCGTTCTTAAGCCCCTGCGTGTTGCCGCTGGTGCCCAGCTACCTGGGCGTCCTGGGCGGCGAGCGCGCGCCCTGGGGCCGCGCCCTGGGGTTTGTGCTGGGGTTTGGGCTGGTGTTCATGGCGTTGGGGGCCACCGCCAGCAGCCTGGGGGCCCTCATCGCGCCGTACAAGGCGCTGCTGGGGCAGGTCTCGGCGGCGCTGATCGTGTTTTTTGGGTTGCTGATGCTGGGCGTGATCCGCCTGCCCATCCTGATGCGCGACACCCGCGCGCTGGCCAACGCTGGGGGCTACGGTCCGGTGGCGCTGGGGGCCGCCTTTGCCTTTGGCTGGAGCCCGTGCCTGGGGCCCACCCTGGGCAGTGTGCTGGGCCTGGCGGCCAGCACCGCCAGCCTGGGCAGCGGGGTGGCCCTGCTGGCCGCCTACACCCTGGGCCTGAGCGTGCCCTTCCTGCTGGCCGCGCTGCTGTGGCACCGGGTGAACCTGCGGCGCCTGAACCGCTACGCTGGGGTATTTGAAAAGGTGGGCGGGGCCCTGCTGGTCGTGGCCGGCCTCCTGATGCTGACCGGGCAGTTCACCCGCCTGGCCACCTTTTTCTATGAGGTGATGCCCAAGTGGCTGACCCTGTAG
- the ccmD gene encoding heme exporter protein CcmD has protein sequence MDKYAWYVIVTYAASFGVLAGYLLWIWRRLKATGSQDAGDAPR, from the coding sequence GTGGATAAATATGCCTGGTACGTGATCGTGACCTACGCCGCGTCCTTTGGGGTGCTGGCGGGCTACCTGCTGTGGATCTGGCGGCGCCTGAAGGCCACCGGTTCCCAGGACGCTGGAGACGCCCCGCGGTGA
- a CDS encoding tetratricopeptide repeat protein — protein MLPLPARLRARLHAAPGGVVAPADVGANQPGLEAWALSAGRVVLRRRPQADDPPWLWVPARRGDLEEAALLLPAPLLLSGQELLPTPDEWAAALPGQTPEQAAASYAASGGWPGALPLARAFPGEPAAHTHPQATALLGPLLPPPELRPAARQLACATWLTPAVAEALAVPQAAWAALLDGGWLWLAGEGAALPTTLRRFLAPLPAPEEVRRAAQALQAGGFAAAALDTLAAGGCWADYLDLLAWTTRSAQGEAALRARLGALPPVWREQPPALYVAGLLARAAHDLSGAHALYTSALAGLAAPATALAHNARGVVRAMEGDVAGALDDFAQAAHWPGLTAGEANHNRATLLVQQGRHAEAERSLNAAVAAFRAAADPVREARSLETLGTLQFGRGLLREALGPYRAALTLLRDSHPTETALALLNLAECHLLLGELAECHAQLQEASAHAHLPGVRGWTGRLQALAALQGGDPAGALEVLARTTTQDRSLQAEVALLQARAQREQGQPGAARAALAHARPLGLRAELEAALLGEAALDDVIEAARAEEARLELATALLERGAPDDLREALDLIQTHGYLPLLGTRAAAPLAALAHDDATRALFPLHVQTLGPLRLTHAGRQLGLADFPTRKSAALLVALALAEHPQPREVLAERFWPGAKNPLASLQTAVYHLRSVFSVPLVASERGLLSLLFPVRSDLHELRGAVQARDHRRLTDLLRPVTAPLSVLGDLPAELLEERAQAERVLHDALRLHAEAQPEGDVRRRDALRAAVAADPFDTASREDLIAWHERRGETAQAEQEREALRAVLAALES, from the coding sequence ATGTTGCCCCTGCCTGCCCGGCTCCGGGCGCGCCTGCACGCGGCCCCCGGCGGTGTGGTGGCGCCCGCAGATGTGGGCGCGAACCAGCCGGGCCTGGAAGCCTGGGCGCTCTCGGCCGGCCGGGTGGTGCTGCGGCGCCGGCCGCAGGCCGACGACCCGCCCTGGCTGTGGGTGCCCGCGCGGCGCGGCGACTTGGAAGAAGCCGCGCTCCTGTTGCCCGCGCCGCTGCTGCTCAGTGGGCAGGAGCTGCTGCCCACCCCGGACGAGTGGGCCGCCGCGCTGCCCGGGCAGACCCCCGAGCAGGCGGCGGCCAGTTACGCCGCATCTGGCGGCTGGCCCGGCGCCCTGCCGCTGGCCCGCGCCTTTCCCGGCGAGCCGGCCGCGCATACCCACCCCCAGGCCACGGCGCTGCTGGGCCCCCTGTTGCCGCCCCCCGAACTGCGCCCAGCGGCGCGGCAGCTGGCCTGCGCCACCTGGCTGACCCCAGCGGTGGCCGAGGCGCTGGCCGTGCCGCAAGCAGCATGGGCCGCCCTGCTGGACGGCGGCTGGCTGTGGCTGGCCGGTGAGGGGGCCGCGCTGCCCACGACGCTGCGGCGCTTTCTGGCGCCGCTGCCGGCACCCGAAGAGGTGCGCCGCGCGGCCCAGGCCCTGCAGGCCGGGGGCTTTGCGGCGGCCGCGCTGGACACCCTGGCCGCCGGGGGCTGCTGGGCCGACTACCTGGACCTGCTGGCCTGGACCACCCGCAGCGCCCAGGGCGAAGCGGCGCTGCGCGCACGCCTGGGCGCGCTGCCGCCCGTCTGGCGCGAGCAGCCCCCGGCCCTGTATGTGGCGGGCCTGCTGGCCCGCGCCGCGCACGACCTGAGCGGTGCCCACGCGCTGTACACCAGCGCCCTGGCGGGGCTGGCGGCCCCCGCCACGGCGCTGGCCCACAACGCCCGCGGCGTGGTGCGCGCCATGGAAGGGGACGTGGCGGGGGCGCTGGACGACTTTGCCCAGGCCGCCCACTGGCCGGGCCTGACGGCGGGCGAGGCCAACCACAACCGCGCCACCCTGTTGGTGCAGCAGGGCCGCCACGCCGAGGCCGAGCGCAGCCTGAACGCGGCGGTGGCTGCTTTCCGGGCCGCCGCTGACCCCGTGCGCGAAGCCCGCAGCCTGGAAACGCTGGGCACCCTGCAGTTTGGGCGCGGGCTGCTGCGTGAAGCCCTGGGGCCCTACCGCGCCGCCCTGACCCTGCTGCGTGACTCCCACCCCACCGAAACCGCGCTGGCGCTGCTGAATCTGGCCGAATGCCACCTGTTGCTGGGCGAGCTGGCCGAATGCCACGCGCAGCTGCAGGAGGCCAGTGCCCACGCTCACCTGCCCGGGGTGCGCGGCTGGACTGGGCGCCTGCAGGCCCTGGCAGCGCTGCAGGGCGGCGACCCGGCGGGGGCCCTGGAGGTCTTGGCGCGCACCACCACCCAGGACCGCAGCCTGCAGGCTGAAGTGGCGCTGCTCCAGGCCCGGGCGCAGCGGGAGCAGGGCCAGCCTGGGGCCGCCCGCGCCGCGCTGGCCCACGCGCGCCCCCTGGGCCTGCGTGCCGAACTGGAAGCGGCGCTGCTGGGCGAAGCGGCCCTGGACGATGTGATTGAGGCCGCCCGCGCTGAGGAAGCGCGGCTGGAACTGGCCACCGCCCTGCTGGAACGCGGCGCCCCCGACGATCTGCGCGAGGCGCTGGACCTGATCCAGACCCACGGGTACCTGCCGCTGCTGGGCACCCGCGCGGCGGCCCCCCTGGCCGCTCTGGCCCACGATGACGCCACGCGCGCCCTGTTTCCGCTGCATGTGCAGACCCTGGGGCCCCTGCGCCTGACCCACGCCGGGCGGCAGCTGGGGCTGGCGGACTTTCCCACCCGCAAGAGTGCGGCGCTGCTGGTGGCCCTGGCCCTGGCCGAGCATCCGCAGCCGCGCGAGGTGCTGGCCGAACGCTTCTGGCCGGGGGCCAAAAATCCGCTGGCCAGCCTGCAGACCGCCGTGTATCACCTGCGCAGCGTGTTTTCGGTACCGCTGGTGGCCAGCGAGCGCGGGTTGCTGTCGCTGTTGTTTCCGGTGCGCAGCGACCTGCACGAGTTGCGCGGCGCGGTGCAGGCCCGGGACCACCGCCGCCTGACTGACCTGCTGCGCCCGGTCACAGCCCCCCTGAGCGTGCTGGGCGACCTGCCCGCCGAACTGCTTGAAGAGCGCGCCCAGGCCGAGCGGGTGCTGCACGACGCCCTGCGCCTACACGCCGAAGCGCAGCCTGAAGGCGATGTGCGCCGCCGCGACGCCCTGCGCGCCGCCGTGGCTGCCGACCCCTTCGACACCGCCAGCCGTGAAGACCTGATTGCGTGGCATGAGCGCCGGGGCGAAACGGCCCAGGCCGAGCAGGAGCGCGAGGCCCTGCGGGCGGTGCTGGCGGCGCTGGAATCATAG
- a CDS encoding heme lyase CcmF/NrfE family subunit, translated as MLNLISFAGGAAAPLGQLSLLGALLFSVAGLGLAVLGGLTRDVRATEAARRAAWAVFALVSLATLVLLSALLRDDFSVRYVAEHSMRASPTWVKVTGLWGALEGSILLWAWLLAGFTFILSLTLRRDALRPWALGAMFVSLLFFVGVCATVASPFTPLASIPADGRGPNPALQNHWMMAVHPVLLYLGFVGLSVPFAYAVAALVTGRLSDHWVVVTRRWTLVAWTFLTAAIVAGGWWSYETLGWGGYWAWDPVENASFIPWLLTTAFLHSIQIQERRGLMRSWNVWLIVLAYASTVLGTFLNRSGIVQSVHAFAGGPVGPVFLGFLALLLVLGTLLAAWRAPHLRDDAEPPAALSREGAFLAGNWLFLVFAVMVLVGTLFPTFVEAAQGRRDASVGPAFYNAFAIPLGLGLLLLMGVGPLLPWRRAEGQGLWRALWPLLAAGLGAAAVTALLGIRHPGVLATVGLSAYNLLGLGLLTVRAAQQAGGLGATLRAQPRRYGAYLAHVGLVVVALGLAGSGTYRRDAQVTLNLNRPVQLLAEQLELTGLNKVTRSDGTSTVAQVRIDGEPFRARMNTYLQGGDTPFPSPAVRYRLTGDTYLVMTGADPKGQWASVRLIESPLVSWLWWGTLLICLGASLTLVNPVQVRRAAAPRLAPATD; from the coding sequence GTGTTGAACCTGATTTCGTTTGCTGGGGGCGCCGCCGCCCCCCTGGGCCAGCTGAGCCTGCTGGGCGCGCTGCTGTTCAGCGTGGCGGGGCTAGGGTTGGCGGTTCTGGGCGGCCTGACCCGTGACGTCCGCGCCACCGAAGCCGCCCGGCGCGCGGCGTGGGCGGTGTTCGCCCTGGTGTCCCTGGCCACGCTGGTGCTGCTCTCGGCCCTGCTGCGCGACGACTTCTCCGTGCGCTACGTGGCCGAGCACTCCATGCGCGCCTCGCCCACCTGGGTGAAGGTGACTGGGCTGTGGGGGGCGCTGGAAGGCAGCATTCTGCTGTGGGCGTGGCTGCTGGCCGGCTTTACCTTCATTCTCAGCCTGACCCTGCGCCGCGACGCCCTGCGGCCCTGGGCCCTGGGCGCCATGTTCGTGAGCCTGCTGTTCTTCGTGGGCGTGTGCGCCACGGTGGCCTCACCGTTCACGCCGCTGGCCAGCATTCCTGCCGATGGCCGCGGGCCCAACCCCGCCCTGCAAAATCACTGGATGATGGCCGTGCACCCGGTGCTGCTGTATCTGGGCTTTGTGGGGCTGTCGGTGCCGTTTGCCTACGCGGTGGCGGCGCTGGTGACAGGCCGCCTCTCGGACCACTGGGTGGTGGTCACCCGTCGCTGGACGCTGGTGGCCTGGACCTTCCTGACGGCCGCGATTGTGGCGGGCGGCTGGTGGAGCTACGAAACGCTGGGCTGGGGCGGCTACTGGGCCTGGGACCCGGTCGAGAATGCGTCCTTTATTCCCTGGCTGCTGACCACCGCCTTCCTTCATTCCATTCAGATTCAGGAGCGCCGCGGCCTGATGCGCTCGTGGAACGTCTGGCTGATCGTGCTGGCCTACGCCAGCACCGTGCTGGGCACCTTCCTGAACCGTTCAGGCATTGTGCAGAGCGTGCACGCTTTTGCCGGCGGGCCGGTGGGGCCCGTGTTTCTGGGCTTTCTGGCCCTGCTGCTGGTGCTGGGCACCCTGCTGGCCGCGTGGCGCGCGCCGCACCTGCGCGACGACGCCGAACCCCCCGCCGCCCTGAGCCGGGAAGGGGCGTTCCTGGCGGGCAACTGGCTGTTTCTGGTCTTTGCGGTGATGGTGCTGGTGGGCACGCTGTTTCCCACCTTCGTGGAGGCCGCCCAGGGCCGGCGCGACGCCAGTGTGGGCCCGGCCTTTTACAACGCCTTTGCCATACCGCTGGGCCTGGGCCTGCTGCTGCTGATGGGCGTGGGGCCGCTGCTGCCCTGGCGCCGCGCCGAGGGGCAGGGCCTGTGGCGGGCGCTGTGGCCGCTGCTGGCCGCTGGTTTGGGCGCTGCCGCTGTCACGGCCCTGCTGGGCATTCGCCACCCCGGGGTGCTGGCGACCGTGGGCCTCAGCGCCTACAACCTGCTGGGCCTGGGCCTGCTGACCGTGCGCGCGGCCCAGCAGGCGGGCGGCCTGGGGGCCACCCTGCGCGCCCAGCCCCGGCGCTACGGCGCGTATCTGGCGCACGTGGGGCTGGTGGTGGTGGCGCTGGGGCTGGCGGGCAGCGGGACCTACCGCCGCGACGCCCAAGTGACCCTCAACCTCAACCGCCCCGTGCAGCTGCTGGCCGAGCAGCTGGAGCTGACCGGTCTGAACAAGGTGACGCGCTCAGACGGCACCTCCACCGTGGCGCAGGTGCGCATTGACGGCGAACCTTTCCGCGCGCGCATGAACACCTACCTGCAGGGCGGCGACACCCCGTTTCCGTCACCGGCGGTGCGCTACCGCCTGACCGGCGACACCTACCTCGTGATGACCGGCGCCGACCCCAAGGGCCAGTGGGCCAGCGTGCGCCTGATTGAAAGCCCGCTGGTGTCGTGGCTGTGGTGGGGCACCCTGCTGATCTGCCTGGGCGCCAGCCTGACCCTGGTGAACCCCGTGCAGGTGCGCCGCGCCGCCGCGCCCCGCCTGGCCCCCGCCACCGATTAG
- the ccsA gene encoding cytochrome c biogenesis protein CcsA codes for MKRDLTTTLLGAATLTCVLAVLGLGLSAPLDANQGSLVRLMFVHVPTAWLSYLAYGGTGLFGLLYLIQRRRHWDRLAMASAEMGVLFTLATIVGGMLWAKPTWGTYWVWDARLTTTALSLVVYGGYLLIRSLMDDPDKRARVSAVVGIVGTLYVPVNYMAVEWWRGVHQTQTLMLLGKIQWKAEAVYLPTLLFSVFTFTVLYVYLLRLRGILAAREEAREERELMSDLGAGVEAVRG; via the coding sequence ATGAAACGAGACCTCACAACCACCCTGCTGGGCGCGGCCACCCTGACCTGCGTGCTGGCGGTGCTGGGCCTGGGCCTGAGTGCCCCGCTGGATGCCAATCAGGGCTCGCTGGTGCGGCTGATGTTTGTGCACGTGCCCACCGCCTGGCTGAGTTACCTCGCCTACGGCGGCACCGGGCTCTTTGGCCTGCTGTACCTGATCCAGCGCCGCCGCCACTGGGACCGCCTGGCGATGGCCAGCGCCGAGATGGGCGTGCTGTTTACCCTGGCCACCATCGTGGGCGGGATGCTGTGGGCCAAACCCACCTGGGGCACCTACTGGGTGTGGGACGCCCGCCTGACCACCACGGCCCTGAGCCTTGTGGTTTACGGCGGCTACCTGCTGATCCGCAGCCTGATGGACGACCCCGATAAACGCGCCCGCGTTTCGGCCGTGGTGGGCATTGTGGGCACGCTGTACGTGCCGGTGAACTACATGGCCGTGGAGTGGTGGCGCGGCGTGCACCAGACCCAGACCCTGATGCTGCTGGGCAAGATCCAGTGGAAGGCCGAAGCGGTGTACCTGCCCACGCTGCTGTTTTCGGTGTTCACCTTCACGGTGCTGTATGTGTACCTGCTGCGGCTGCGCGGCATCTTGGCGGCCCGTGAAGAAGCGCGCGAGGAACGTGAACTGATGAGTGACCTGGGCGCAGGGGTGGAGGCTGTCCGTGGATAA
- a CDS encoding heme exporter protein CcmB, which yields MAAVVAAKDLRVAGRTRDTLLATAFFAGLVLLVLGLALSGSGQAPGQRAALAAGAIWTALALAAAVGAQRAFAQEQEAGALEQLLAYPGPHGALYLGKLLGVLPPLLLVAALTVPTGLVLFGAVEGAAPPGRPAPMTGLLPWAALALTTGLGVVGFAAGTTFYGSITVNLRAREALLPALAFPILVPAVIATVKATALLLSGGWSTEVGTWLTFLAAFDVGTILLATLLFPAAAEG from the coding sequence ATGGCGGCGGTGGTGGCGGCCAAGGACCTGCGGGTGGCGGGCCGCACCCGCGACACCCTGCTGGCCACCGCTTTTTTCGCTGGACTGGTGCTGCTGGTGCTGGGCCTGGCCCTCAGCGGCAGTGGCCAGGCCCCGGGGCAGCGCGCGGCGCTGGCGGCTGGGGCCATCTGGACCGCGCTGGCCCTGGCGGCCGCCGTGGGCGCGCAGCGGGCCTTTGCCCAGGAGCAGGAGGCCGGCGCGCTGGAGCAGCTGCTGGCCTACCCCGGGCCCCATGGGGCGCTGTACCTGGGCAAGCTGCTGGGCGTGCTGCCGCCGCTGCTGCTGGTGGCGGCCCTGACTGTGCCCACCGGGCTGGTGCTGTTTGGCGCGGTGGAAGGCGCCGCCCCCCCTGGCCGCCCGGCCCCCATGACTGGCCTGCTGCCCTGGGCCGCGCTGGCCCTGACCACCGGGCTGGGCGTGGTGGGCTTCGCGGCTGGCACCACCTTTTACGGCAGCATCACCGTGAACCTGCGCGCGCGTGAAGCCCTCTTGCCTGCGCTGGCCTTTCCCATTCTCGTGCCGGCCGTAATTGCCACTGTGAAGGCCACGGCGCTGCTGCTCTCGGGTGGCTGGAGCACGGAGGTGGGCACGTGGCTGACCTTCCTGGCGGCTTTTGACGTGGGCACCATTCTTCTGGCGACCCTGCTCTTCCCGGCCGCTGCCGAGGGGTAG